A portion of the Halalkalicoccus tibetensis genome contains these proteins:
- a CDS encoding transporter has protein sequence MSLIDAVMNAIHLGFAGLWVGSVIFLTVAILPLARQGALDAAPLETVTARLQWISRISALLLFVSGGHLAGTRYTVDSLFGSAQGYLVLAMLALWFALAMLVEIGSKRLMTGFADRKVRQPANEARPYFLGASIVGVLLFVDAGLLSVPTAIPF, from the coding sequence ATGTCGCTTATCGACGCCGTGATGAACGCGATCCACCTCGGTTTCGCGGGGCTCTGGGTCGGCAGCGTGATCTTCCTGACCGTCGCGATCCTGCCGTTGGCCCGCCAGGGCGCGCTCGACGCGGCGCCCCTCGAGACCGTCACCGCCCGCCTCCAGTGGATCTCGCGGATCAGCGCGCTCCTGCTGTTCGTCAGCGGCGGCCACCTCGCGGGCACGCGCTACACCGTCGACTCGCTCTTCGGCAGCGCACAGGGCTATCTCGTGCTCGCGATGCTCGCGCTCTGGTTCGCCCTCGCGATGCTGGTCGAGATCGGCTCGAAGCGACTGATGACCGGCTTCGCCGACAGGAAAGTCCGCCAGCCCGCCAACGAGGCCCGCCCGTACTTCCTCGGGGCCTCGATCGTGGGCGTTCTGTTGTTCGTCGACGCCGGACTGCTCTCGGTGCCGACGGCGATTCCGTTCTAA
- a CDS encoding aldo/keto reductase yields MEYTTLGSTGMEVSRLCLGCMSFGDPDWREWVLEEEEGREIIDRAIDLGINFFDTANMYSRGESERVLGNALEGYDSDWPVVATKAYMRMDDDNPNAQGLSRKAIEQELENSLDRLGMETIDLYQTHRWDYDAPIEETMKALDDAVRRGKVRYLGGSSMWAHQFADALHTSDSLGLERFVSMQNHYNLVYREEEREMLPLCEKEGIGVMPWSPLARGYLARPATEIDATSRGESEEQMYKHPYREGGGPEVNEHVEELAEEKGVTMAQISLAWLLHKDWVDAPIVGTTSIEHLEQAVEALEIDLSESDMEYLEDPYEPVRVSGHD; encoded by the coding sequence ATGGAGTACACCACGCTCGGCTCGACCGGGATGGAGGTCAGCCGGCTCTGTCTGGGCTGTATGAGCTTCGGCGACCCCGACTGGCGCGAGTGGGTCCTCGAGGAGGAGGAAGGCCGGGAGATCATCGACCGTGCGATCGACCTGGGGATCAACTTCTTCGACACCGCGAACATGTACTCGCGGGGCGAGAGCGAGCGCGTGCTCGGCAACGCCCTCGAGGGCTACGATTCGGACTGGCCGGTCGTCGCCACGAAGGCGTACATGCGGATGGACGACGACAACCCCAACGCGCAGGGGCTCTCGCGGAAGGCGATCGAGCAGGAGCTCGAGAACAGCCTCGATCGGCTGGGCATGGAGACGATCGACCTCTATCAGACGCATCGCTGGGACTACGACGCGCCCATCGAGGAGACGATGAAGGCACTCGACGACGCGGTGCGCCGCGGGAAAGTGCGGTATCTGGGCGGCTCGTCGATGTGGGCCCACCAGTTCGCCGACGCGCTCCACACGAGCGACTCGCTGGGCCTGGAGCGGTTCGTCAGCATGCAGAACCACTACAACCTGGTCTACCGCGAGGAGGAACGCGAGATGCTCCCGCTCTGCGAGAAGGAGGGGATCGGCGTGATGCCCTGGAGCCCGCTGGCCCGCGGCTACCTCGCCCGGCCCGCCACGGAGATCGACGCCACGTCCCGGGGCGAGTCCGAAGAGCAGATGTACAAACACCCCTATCGCGAGGGCGGGGGTCCCGAGGTCAACGAGCACGTCGAGGAGCTCGCCGAGGAGAAGGGCGTCACGATGGCCCAGATCTCGCTCGCGTGGCTGCTGCACAAGGACTGGGTTGACGCGCCGATCGTCGGCACCACGAGCATCGAACACCTCGAACAGGCCGTCGAGGCCCTGGAGATCGACCTCTCGGAAAGCGACATGGAGTATCTCGAGGATCCCTACGAACCCGTCCGCGTCTCGGGTCACGACTGA
- a CDS encoding macro domain-containing protein has product MEFDVIQGDIARQGADVLVNAAGTSLRMGSGVADALRRGAGEGINEAAMSKGPVDLGAVATTDAYGLDAEYVIHAAAMPHYGDGRATAESIRDATRNTLKRADELGCESLAIPALGCGVAGFDLREGARIIAEEIDAYEPDSLADVRFVAYSDEEFETVREVADGVRSR; this is encoded by the coding sequence ATGGAGTTCGACGTGATCCAGGGCGACATCGCTCGCCAGGGGGCGGACGTACTGGTCAACGCCGCGGGGACGAGCCTGCGGATGGGCTCGGGCGTCGCGGACGCGCTGCGCCGCGGGGCCGGCGAGGGGATCAACGAGGCGGCCATGTCGAAGGGCCCGGTCGATCTGGGCGCGGTCGCGACCACCGACGCCTACGGACTCGACGCCGAGTACGTGATCCACGCCGCCGCGATGCCCCACTACGGGGACGGACGGGCGACGGCCGAGAGCATCCGGGACGCGACCCGAAACACCCTCAAGCGGGCCGACGAGCTCGGCTGTGAGTCGCTCGCGATCCCCGCGCTCGGCTGTGGGGTCGCCGGGTTCGACCTCCGGGAGGGTGCGCGGATCATCGCCGAGGAAATCGACGCCTATGAGCCCGACTCGCTCGCGGACGTACGGTTCGTCGCCTACAGCGACGAGGAGTTCGAGACCGTTCGGGAGGTCGCTGACGGGGTGCGGTCACGATAA
- a CDS encoding MBL fold metallo-hydrolase: MTVTHGDLTIDWLGYATSRITDDEHVVYVDPGRYGVLEGYDARDGDLVLVTHDDHYDPDGIERVAADDAVVCVFEGIDSDEIDRESRPVSELDYRIRRVGIADSFEASGIGIEAISAYNTPEGHTDDDGTPYHPEGEGVGYRLDFDGTAVFYPGDSDVVPEYEGLSADVFLAPIDDAFTMSPDAILDLAERMGAELVVPVHYDTFEALEADDEAFASDARKRGLRVEVLSPEA, encoded by the coding sequence ATGACTGTGACCCACGGCGATCTGACGATCGACTGGCTCGGCTACGCGACCTCGCGGATCACCGACGACGAGCACGTGGTATACGTCGACCCCGGCCGCTACGGCGTCCTCGAGGGCTACGACGCCCGGGACGGCGACCTGGTGCTGGTGACCCACGACGACCACTACGACCCCGACGGGATCGAGCGAGTCGCCGCGGACGATGCCGTCGTCTGCGTCTTCGAGGGCATCGATAGCGACGAGATCGACCGCGAGTCGCGTCCCGTCTCGGAGCTCGACTACCGGATCCGCCGGGTCGGGATCGCCGACAGCTTCGAGGCGAGCGGGATCGGGATCGAGGCGATCAGCGCCTACAACACCCCCGAGGGCCACACCGACGACGACGGCACGCCCTATCACCCCGAGGGCGAGGGCGTCGGCTACCGCCTCGACTTCGACGGGACGGCGGTCTTCTACCCCGGCGACAGCGACGTCGTCCCCGAGTACGAGGGGCTCTCCGCCGACGTCTTCCTCGCGCCTATCGACGACGCGTTCACGATGTCGCCCGACGCGATCCTGGATCTCGCCGAGCGGATGGGCGCGGAGCTCGTGGTACCGGTCCACTACGACACGTTCGAGGCGCTCGAGGCCGACGACGAGGCCTTCGCATCCGACGCCCGCAAGCGGGGGCTGCGCGTCGAGGTGCTCTCGCCCGAGGCCTGA
- a CDS encoding PH domain-containing protein, with translation MRSLHPRIRIVWVLQAALSAAMLAAIVGAVGVFFLDLGTWLPVAVFAGLFVLLGVHSLLRYRVWRYEVREDALYLERGVFTRVKTVVPFVRIQHVDSRRSPLERATGLASTVVYTAGSRGADVTVPGLTPEGADDLQRRLKALAIDAEGDDAV, from the coding sequence ATGCGCTCGCTTCATCCGCGGATCCGGATCGTCTGGGTGCTTCAGGCCGCCCTCTCCGCAGCGATGCTCGCGGCGATCGTCGGCGCCGTCGGGGTCTTCTTCCTCGATCTGGGGACCTGGCTTCCCGTCGCCGTCTTCGCCGGACTGTTCGTCCTGCTCGGGGTTCACAGCCTGCTTCGCTACCGGGTCTGGCGCTACGAGGTCCGCGAGGACGCCCTGTACCTCGAACGCGGCGTCTTCACGCGCGTCAAGACGGTCGTTCCCTTCGTGCGGATCCAGCACGTCGACTCGCGGCGCAGCCCCCTCGAACGCGCCACGGGGCTCGCGAGCACCGTCGTCTACACCGCGGGCTCGCGGGGTGCGGACGTCACCGTTCCGGGTCTCACCCCGGAGGGCGCCGACGACCTCCAGCGCCGGCTGAAGGCGCTGGCGATCGACGCCGAGGGTGACGACGCGGTATGA
- a CDS encoding PH domain-containing protein produces the protein MSRLHPLSIPYRIAQSILGYVPLVFFVAIASGPALGAGGIALTLLGIVVGLAGIVAWQVAYYKRFEYETTPDTFDIRSGVVSRRNREIPYRRVQNVDISRNVVQRALEIAELRIETAGGGETEAILRYVGYEEAKRLQNELRRRKRAETAAGAGDREEPVDEEAEQLYEITPEDLAVLAVASFDLRLASFLSVLLSLAGPPVLIELLTDLPISPFLVVGAVIVLVVIASALLSGISAVLSTYGFRLTRSGDELRYERGLVQRFDGSIPLDKVQLLVLRENLLKRLLGYASLAVETAGYAPGQGGSVGSESAVPIARRRTTWGIAREIEPFEEFEVVRPPKRARRRYAFRYLLALGVLTGLVYAGTLALGFEMYWYVVLAGVPLAPVAAHYKWKSRGYHVGEEYVVTRTGFWHRTTRVVPYYRVQNAIHTQTVLQRRWRLASVLIDTAGTGSLVGGDPRAIDLDEDEAAKLRETVADRLQTTLHERRREAAREERERRIDRALPRFEDGR, from the coding sequence ATGAGCCGACTGCACCCGCTCTCGATCCCGTATCGGATCGCTCAATCGATCCTCGGCTACGTCCCCCTGGTCTTCTTCGTCGCGATCGCCTCGGGGCCGGCGCTGGGCGCCGGCGGGATCGCCCTCACGCTGCTTGGCATCGTCGTCGGCCTCGCCGGGATCGTCGCCTGGCAGGTCGCCTACTACAAGCGCTTCGAGTACGAGACCACCCCCGACACGTTCGACATCCGCTCGGGAGTGGTTTCGCGGCGCAACCGCGAGATCCCCTACCGACGGGTCCAGAACGTCGACATCTCGCGCAACGTCGTCCAGCGCGCCCTGGAGATCGCCGAGCTGCGCATCGAGACCGCGGGCGGCGGGGAGACCGAGGCGATCCTCAGGTACGTCGGCTACGAGGAGGCCAAACGCCTCCAGAACGAGCTCCGGCGGCGAAAGCGCGCCGAAACGGCGGCCGGGGCCGGCGATCGGGAGGAGCCGGTCGACGAGGAGGCCGAGCAGCTCTACGAGATCACACCCGAGGACCTTGCGGTGCTGGCGGTCGCCTCCTTCGACCTCCGGCTCGCCTCCTTCCTCTCGGTGCTGCTCTCGCTTGCCGGCCCGCCGGTGCTGATCGAGCTGCTGACCGATCTGCCGATCAGCCCCTTTCTCGTCGTCGGGGCGGTGATCGTCCTCGTTGTGATCGCCTCGGCGCTGCTCAGCGGGATCAGCGCCGTCCTCAGTACCTACGGCTTCCGACTCACCCGCTCGGGCGACGAGCTTCGCTACGAGCGCGGGCTGGTCCAGCGCTTCGACGGCTCGATCCCGCTCGATAAGGTCCAGCTGCTCGTCCTCCGGGAGAACCTGCTCAAGCGCCTGCTCGGCTACGCCAGCCTCGCCGTCGAGACCGCCGGCTACGCGCCCGGCCAGGGCGGCAGCGTCGGCTCCGAGTCCGCCGTCCCGATCGCCCGCCGAAGGACGACCTGGGGGATCGCCCGCGAGATCGAGCCCTTCGAGGAGTTCGAGGTCGTCCGCCCGCCCAAACGCGCACGCAGACGCTACGCCTTCCGCTATCTGCTCGCGCTCGGTGTTCTGACGGGGCTCGTCTACGCCGGCACGCTCGCGCTGGGCTTCGAGATGTACTGGTACGTCGTTCTGGCCGGCGTGCCCCTCGCCCCGGTCGCGGCCCACTACAAGTGGAAGTCGCGGGGCTACCACGTCGGCGAGGAGTACGTCGTCACCCGGACGGGCTTCTGGCACCGGACCACCCGGGTCGTGCCGTACTACCGCGTCCAGAACGCCATCCACACCCAGACCGTCCTCCAACGGCGCTGGCGGCTGGCCTCGGTGCTGATCGACACCGCCGGCACCGGCAGCCTCGTCGGCGGCGACCCCCGGGCGATCGACCTCGACGAGGATGAGGCCGCGAAGCTGCGCGAAACCGTCGCCGACCGGCTCCAGACCACCCTCCACGAACGAAGGCGTGAGGCCGCCCGCGAGGAACGCGAGCGCCGGATCGACCGCGCGCTACCGCGCTTCGAGGACGGACGATGA
- a CDS encoding DUF998 domain-containing protein — protein sequence MNRLVAVGRLSALLAPAVALGTIVGAVLLAPEFSWAGDALSDLGAPGAETAWLFNGGLVLAGALGLPFAASLAARARTRLDWLASLVLLATLLSLAGVGLFPAGHPYHLPAATGFYLGATLVVWIDGTAGVLTGEPRFGLAAIWLGNLQVLQWLAWAAGLRIGPGLAIPETVGATLFALWVLSRVE from the coding sequence ATGAACCGGCTCGTCGCGGTCGGCCGGCTCTCGGCGCTGCTCGCGCCCGCGGTCGCCCTCGGGACGATCGTCGGCGCGGTGCTGCTGGCCCCGGAGTTCTCCTGGGCCGGCGACGCCCTCTCGGATCTGGGCGCGCCGGGCGCGGAGACCGCGTGGCTCTTTAACGGCGGGCTGGTGCTCGCCGGCGCGCTCGGCCTCCCGTTCGCGGCGTCGCTCGCCGCGCGGGCCCGCACCCGCCTCGACTGGCTCGCGTCCCTCGTCCTCCTCGCCACCCTCCTGTCGTTGGCGGGCGTGGGGCTCTTCCCCGCCGGCCATCCCTACCACCTGCCGGCCGCCACCGGCTTCTACCTCGGGGCGACGCTCGTCGTCTGGATCGACGGCACGGCCGGGGTGCTGACCGGCGAGCCCCGGTTCGGGCTCGCGGCGATCTGGCTGGGGAACCTGCAGGTCCTCCAGTGGCTCGCGTGGGCCGCCGGCCTCCGGATCGGTCCGGGCCTCGCGATCCCCGAAACGGTCGGCGCGACCCTGTTCGCGCTCTGGGTCCTCTCGCGCGTCGAGTGA
- a CDS encoding citrate:proton symporter, producing the protein MAVSGLPLGIIGYAAIFLILFLVIRKRLYVVPTLIIVPVIAALLAGFSFDDIATFAEEGLQGIVGITAMFAFAVWYFSIMRDSGLFDPFVARIVDNIISKPAMLTVGTVGLSMVTHLDGAGATTMLITIPALLPLYDALDVDRRILAALVALTAGTMNMVPWGGQVVRGVAAIEPATIANVFNPMIPAQAAGMASVFAISAYYGRRIRRDFDTVTAFEGVDNETLIEEATDGREIDMDRTWWFNLLLTVAVLGILIAGITSPEVSFMVGVVAALVVNVPDYERQKEVLEQYAPDVMTYVGILFAAGVLIGVLEESGMVTEMANIMVFLIPDALGAHLPVVVGILSLPARLLFSPDAFYFGVLPVLAETSAAYGHDPVAVVRASLVGQTVGFPVSPFTGATYLLIGLAGIELGEHIKFTLPLMVIPSTVILVVALLIGAIPL; encoded by the coding sequence ATGGCTGTCTCAGGCTTGCCGCTCGGGATCATCGGATACGCCGCAATCTTCCTGATCCTGTTTCTCGTCATCCGAAAGCGGCTGTACGTGGTTCCGACGCTGATCATCGTACCCGTGATCGCCGCGCTGCTCGCGGGCTTTTCCTTCGACGACATCGCGACCTTCGCCGAGGAGGGGCTCCAGGGGATCGTCGGCATCACGGCGATGTTCGCGTTCGCGGTCTGGTACTTCAGCATCATGCGTGACAGCGGGCTGTTCGACCCCTTCGTCGCCCGGATCGTCGACAACATCATCAGCAAGCCCGCGATGCTCACCGTCGGTACCGTCGGGCTCTCGATGGTGACCCACCTCGACGGCGCGGGCGCGACGACGATGCTGATCACGATTCCTGCGCTCCTCCCGCTGTACGACGCGCTCGACGTCGATCGGCGGATCCTCGCGGCGCTCGTGGCGCTGACGGCGGGGACGATGAACATGGTGCCCTGGGGCGGGCAGGTCGTTCGGGGGGTCGCCGCGATCGAGCCCGCGACGATCGCGAACGTGTTCAACCCGATGATCCCCGCCCAGGCCGCGGGGATGGCCTCGGTGTTCGCCATCAGCGCCTACTACGGCCGGCGGATCCGACGGGACTTCGACACCGTCACCGCCTTCGAGGGGGTCGACAACGAGACGCTGATCGAGGAGGCGACCGACGGCCGCGAGATCGATATGGACAGGACGTGGTGGTTCAACCTCCTGTTGACGGTCGCCGTCCTCGGGATCCTCATCGCGGGGATCACCTCGCCGGAGGTCTCGTTCATGGTCGGCGTCGTCGCCGCGCTGGTCGTCAACGTGCCCGACTACGAGCGCCAGAAGGAGGTCCTCGAGCAGTACGCGCCCGACGTGATGACCTACGTCGGCATCCTCTTCGCCGCCGGCGTCCTGATCGGCGTGCTCGAGGAGAGCGGGATGGTCACCGAGATGGCCAACATCATGGTCTTCCTCATCCCCGACGCGCTCGGCGCACACCTCCCCGTGGTCGTCGGGATCCTCTCGCTGCCCGCCCGGCTGCTCTTCAGCCCCGACGCCTTCTACTTCGGCGTCCTGCCCGTGCTCGCGGAGACGAGCGCGGCCTACGGCCACGACCCGGTCGCGGTGGTGCGCGCCTCGCTGGTCGGCCAGACGGTCGGCTTCCCGGTCTCACCCTTCACCGGCGCGACCTACCTGCTGATCGGGCTCGCGGGTATCGAGCTCGGCGAGCACATCAAGTTCACGCTGCCGCTGATGGTGATCCCGTCGACGGTGATCCTCGTCGTCGCGCTGCTCATCGGCGCGATCCCGCTGTGA
- a CDS encoding aldo/keto reductase, whose product MADPLPTLGFGTYKLEDPEDCVENVQRALDVGYRHIDTAQVYENEEYVGDAIAESDVPREEIFLATKIGTENLAYEDVLASVEESREKLGVETIDLLYVHWPTGEYDAEDTLEAFDDLVQNGTIDRIGLSNFRPDQLEEAERILQAPVFAHQVECHPMLPQDELLAYAEDNDHHLVAYSPIARGEVAEVPEINDIAGNYNATAAQVALAWLLKRGISPIPKASGDHVEENYRALELVDELTEADVEKIEGIDDRERLIDPDDAPWNDPPAAE is encoded by the coding sequence ATGGCAGATCCGCTTCCCACCCTCGGGTTCGGGACCTATAAGCTCGAGGACCCCGAGGACTGTGTCGAGAACGTACAGCGCGCGCTCGACGTCGGCTACCGGCATATCGACACCGCGCAGGTCTACGAGAACGAGGAGTACGTCGGCGACGCAATCGCCGAGAGCGACGTTCCCCGCGAGGAGATCTTCCTCGCGACGAAGATCGGCACCGAGAACCTCGCCTACGAGGACGTCCTCGCCTCGGTCGAGGAGAGCCGCGAGAAGCTCGGCGTCGAGACGATCGACCTCCTCTACGTGCACTGGCCGACCGGCGAGTACGACGCCGAGGACACCCTCGAGGCGTTCGACGACCTCGTGCAGAACGGCACGATCGACCGGATCGGTCTGAGCAACTTCCGGCCCGACCAGCTCGAGGAGGCCGAGCGGATCCTCCAGGCGCCGGTCTTCGCCCATCAGGTCGAGTGCCACCCGATGCTCCCTCAAGACGAGCTGCTGGCGTACGCCGAGGACAACGACCACCACCTGGTCGCCTACTCGCCGATCGCCCGCGGCGAGGTGGCGGAGGTCCCCGAGATCAACGACATCGCGGGCAACTACAACGCCACCGCGGCCCAGGTCGCGCTCGCGTGGCTGCTCAAGCGCGGGATCAGCCCGATCCCGAAGGCCAGCGGCGATCACGTCGAGGAGAACTACCGCGCGCTCGAGCTGGTCGACGAGCTCACCGAGGCCGACGTGGAGAAGATCGAGGGGATCGACGACCGCGAGCGCCTGATCGATCCCGATGATGCCCCCTGGAACGACCCGCCGGCAGCCGAATGA
- a CDS encoding HAD-IIA family hydrolase, translated as MSHDGIVLDVDGTLIRGSEPIPGAIDAVDRLREAGLRPAFVSNNPIQTRQAYADRLSSYGFSLDRSELITAGSVTAEVLAREHGSKRLYVVGEDGLREQLRAADLELVEDHANADVLVASIDRGFSYDELTNALWTLSDPDVRFVGTDPDRTIPTETREVPGSGAIINAIVGVAGREPDAMMGKPAPSAVETIERTLGADAEDCLIVGDRLDTDIAMGERAGMTTVLVRTGVTDEHALAASELDPDHVLDSVADLDSVL; from the coding sequence ATGAGCCACGACGGGATCGTCCTCGACGTCGACGGGACGCTGATCCGGGGCAGCGAGCCGATCCCGGGGGCGATCGACGCGGTCGATCGCCTCCGCGAGGCCGGCCTCCGGCCGGCGTTCGTCTCGAACAACCCGATCCAGACCCGACAGGCCTACGCCGACCGCCTCTCGAGTTACGGCTTCTCGCTGGATCGCTCGGAGCTGATCACCGCGGGCTCGGTCACCGCCGAGGTGCTCGCGCGCGAACACGGCTCCAAGCGGCTCTACGTCGTCGGCGAGGACGGGCTGCGCGAGCAGCTCCGGGCGGCCGATCTCGAGCTGGTCGAGGACCACGCGAACGCCGACGTGCTGGTCGCCTCGATCGACCGCGGGTTCTCCTACGACGAGCTGACCAACGCGCTGTGGACGCTGTCTGACCCCGATGTCCGGTTCGTCGGCACCGACCCCGACCGGACGATCCCCACCGAAACGCGGGAGGTGCCGGGCTCGGGCGCGATCATCAACGCCATCGTGGGGGTCGCGGGCCGCGAGCCCGACGCGATGATGGGAAAGCCCGCCCCGAGCGCGGTCGAGACGATCGAGCGGACCCTCGGGGCCGACGCCGAGGACTGCCTGATCGTCGGCGACCGCCTCGACACCGACATCGCGATGGGCGAGCGCGCGGGCATGACCACCGTTCTGGTGCGGACGGGCGTCACCGACGAGCACGCACTCGCGGCATCGGAGCTCGATCCCGATCACGTGCTCGACTCGGTCGCCGATCTCGATTCGGTCCTCTAA
- a CDS encoding metal-dependent hydrolase — MYKTGHIGAALLVYSPIGLALLLAGLDELAVFGGVGMIALATLPDCDHQLPFIAHRGPTHSIVFALVLGAMLGAAGIAFGRAVDGVSPVMMGAFAFGIGTLAVLSHLAADSITPMGIRPLWPFSRWRYSANVVRAKNPIANYLLLAAGVAAATASLVVAGGV; from the coding sequence ATGTACAAGACGGGTCACATCGGCGCCGCGTTGCTGGTGTACTCGCCGATCGGCCTCGCCCTCCTGCTCGCGGGCCTCGACGAGCTGGCCGTCTTCGGGGGCGTCGGGATGATCGCGCTCGCGACGCTGCCCGACTGCGACCATCAGCTCCCCTTTATCGCCCATCGCGGCCCGACCCACTCGATCGTCTTCGCGCTCGTGCTCGGCGCGATGCTGGGGGCCGCAGGTATCGCCTTCGGCAGGGCGGTCGACGGCGTCTCGCCGGTGATGATGGGCGCGTTCGCCTTCGGGATCGGGACGCTCGCGGTGCTCTCGCATCTGGCGGCGGACTCGATCACGCCGATGGGGATCCGCCCCCTCTGGCCGTTCTCGCGGTGGCGCTACTCGGCGAACGTCGTGCGCGCGAAGAATCCGATCGCGAACTACCTGCTGCTTGCGGCCGGCGTCGCCGCCGCGACCGCCTCGCTGGTCGTCGCGGGCGGGGTTTAG
- a CDS encoding peroxidase-related enzyme (This protein belongs to a clade of uncharacterized proteins related to peroxidases such as the alkylhydroperoxidase AhpD.) produces the protein MASDDSTPAMTRFPVPEHDELPEDLRERIDEETERAGFTPNVFSAYAYRPAQFRAFFAYYDALVEDAELEREEIEMIVVAVSGVNHCYYCNVAHGALVRIYGENPELADQLVANYRTAEIGEKHRRMLDLAVKLTESMEEVEEADFERLREVGYSEKAIWDIGSVTAFFNLSNRMAHLADMRPNEEFHTMGR, from the coding sequence ATGGCATCCGACGACTCCACCCCCGCGATGACCCGGTTTCCGGTCCCCGAACACGACGAGCTGCCCGAGGACCTCAGAGAACGCATCGACGAGGAGACCGAGCGTGCCGGCTTCACCCCGAACGTCTTCTCGGCGTACGCCTACCGCCCCGCGCAGTTCCGGGCGTTCTTCGCCTACTACGACGCGCTGGTCGAGGACGCCGAATTGGAGAGAGAGGAGATCGAGATGATCGTCGTCGCCGTCTCGGGAGTAAACCACTGCTACTACTGTAATGTCGCTCACGGCGCGCTCGTACGCATCTACGGCGAGAACCCCGAGCTCGCCGACCAGTTGGTGGCGAACTATCGTACGGCGGAGATCGGCGAGAAACACCGCCGAATGCTGGACCTTGCGGTCAAACTCACTGAGTCGATGGAAGAAGTCGAGGAGGCGGACTTCGAGCGCCTGCGGGAGGTCGGCTACAGCGAGAAAGCGATCTGGGACATCGGCTCCGTCACCGCGTTTTTCAACCTCTCCAACCGAATGGCCCACCTCGCGGACATGCGCCCGAACGAGGAGTTCCACACGATGGGGCGCTAA
- a CDS encoding heavy metal-associated domain-containing protein, with product MARTIRVDGMSCEGCESTVVDSLNELSNVEGASADHEAGTVSVEGEADDEELRAAVEGAGYEVAT from the coding sequence ATGGCACGGACTATCCGGGTGGACGGGATGAGCTGCGAGGGCTGTGAGAGCACCGTCGTCGATTCGCTGAACGAACTCTCGAACGTCGAGGGCGCGAGCGCCGACCACGAGGCCGGCACCGTCAGCGTCGAGGGCGAGGCCGACGACGAGGAGCTTCGAGCGGCGGTCGAGGGGGCCGGTTACGAGGTCGCGACTTAG
- a CDS encoding Lrp/AsnC family transcriptional regulator: MSTLDGIDLRILRLLSENARRPYSEIGERVDLSAPAVSDRVSKLQDHGIIRRFTLDIDRSQLREGTPVLATLSMAPGAVEGVRDALSGVEGVENVFTTAGSRVVLTAHAPTTDVGGWLFEHVDPEAVRDLDVELLTGSDRTARIGGEAAFSVSCVLCENEVGADGVSRRIDGELKQFCCSSCEQLYVEKYETLAEGAD, from the coding sequence ATGAGTACGCTCGATGGGATCGACCTGCGGATCCTCCGGCTTCTCAGTGAGAACGCCCGCCGACCCTACAGCGAGATCGGCGAGCGGGTCGACCTCTCGGCGCCCGCGGTCTCCGATCGCGTCTCGAAGCTCCAGGACCACGGGATCATCAGGCGCTTCACGCTCGACATCGATCGCTCGCAGCTGCGCGAGGGGACGCCCGTGCTCGCGACGCTCTCGATGGCGCCGGGCGCTGTTGAGGGGGTTCGAGACGCGCTCTCGGGGGTCGAGGGGGTCGAGAACGTGTTCACCACCGCCGGCAGTCGGGTCGTCCTCACCGCCCACGCGCCGACGACCGACGTCGGCGGATGGCTGTTCGAGCACGTCGATCCCGAGGCGGTACGCGACCTCGACGTCGAGCTCCTGACCGGCTCCGATCGAACGGCCCGGATCGGGGGCGAGGCGGCCTTTTCGGTGTCCTGCGTCCTGTGTGAGAACGAGGTGGGCGCCGACGGCGTCTCGCGGCGGATCGACGGCGAACTCAAGCAGTTCTGCTGTTCCTCCTGCGAACAGCTCTACGTCGAGAAGTACGAGACGCTCGCCGAAGGCGCCGATTGA